Genomic window (Synechococcus sp. LA31):
CAGGGTGGCGAGACCGCCGTGTTGCAACTGCTCGGCCACGTATTGGTTGCGGGGGCTGAGGCGACTGCTTCCTGATCCATGGCAGAACAGCACCAGGCCGGCCGCAGCGGCCGGCAGGGTGAGCTCGGCGAGGAGCGAGCCGCCTGGGGCGGGGATGGTAAGGCTGGTGCGGCTGGCGGTGGTGGCCATCGCTGTTGAACCGGAAGCGTTTCCATCAGAGAAAGCCGCGTTGGCTGTGGTGCTGAGCGCTGCGGTTTTGCCCTGTATTGGTGACAACCCATCCCGGTCGATGCGGCGCTGTTCAGCATCCGCTTCCCTACAGCGGGATTGATGGCGACTTGGCAGGTGTTGCTGATGCCCCCCTCAGGCATGCAGCGGGCGCGGCCGCGTTGGCTGCGCGCCGATGGCGGGTTCAGCCTTCATCATCGCCTTGCCTGGCAGGTGGTCGAACCCAGCTGCGCCGTTCACCGCATTCAGCGCTGGCTGAAATGGAAGCGCCATGGGGCCAGGGTCTTAGAGCGCATGCGATTGGTGCACTGCTGCAGCAATCGAGCCGCAGAAGCAGTTGATCGTGAACCCAGCCCGATTGGCTGCGTTTAGATCATTGCCGCTGCTCGCTGCCGCCATGCTCCAAGGGGATCAACTGCTCGCCAAACTTGACCAGCTGCGCGGTCTGAATCGTTCCGATCTAGTGCGGGCCTGTGGCTACGCAACCCACACTGAGGCCGGGCGTGAGCACCTGCACTTCACTGACTTCTACGAGGCGATCCTGGAGGCAAAGGGTGTGCATCTGCCGGGGCAGGGAGCACGTTGGCGTGCCCGCCGCAATGCCCAGGGGCGCCAGCTCAGCTTCAACACCCATGTCCACTTCAATGGAAATTTGATGGTGGGGCGGGCTTACACCGAGAAGCTGCAGTTACAGCCCGGCGATCAGTTCCGCATTCAGCTCAGCGATGGAGAGATCCGCCTCATCCCGCTCGAGCAGCGCCGGGAGCAGGCGGTGGCCGAGGCGGCTGCGGCGTGTTGAGCCCTTGTTGATCTGTTGTTTGCCTTGCGGCCATGACGCCCTATCCGGACTATCCGATCCCCGCCGACGAGGAGCAGCGGCTGCGGGCGCTGCGGCGCTTTGCGGTGCTGGATGCGCCCGCTGATCCCCATTTCGATCGCATCGTGGCGCTGGCGTCTGAAGTGTTGGGGGTGCCGATCGCGCTGGTGTCGCTGGTGGACCAAGACCGGCAGTGGTTTCTCGCTCGCCATGGGCTTGAGGTGCAGGAAACACCGCGCACCATGGCCTTCTGCGCCCATGCCATCGCCCAGCAGGAGCTGATGGAGGTGCCCGATGCCCTCGACGACGCCCGCTTCAACACCAACCCGCTGGTCCTTGATGCCCCAAAGGTGCGCTTCTACGCCGGTGTGCCTTTGCAATCAGACGACGGTTATAACCTCGGCACGCTCTGCGTGATTGATCGCAAGCCGCGGGTGCTCGATCCCCATCAGCGGGTGATGTTGAAGCTGATGGCTGATTTGGTGATGCGGGAGCTGGAGCTGCGCCAACGCAGCATGCAATGCCCTGTCACCGGGCTCTACAACCGCAGCGTGTTTTTCCGCTTCGGCGAGCAGGAATTTGAGAATGCTCGTGCTGAAAGTCTGCCGGTAGCCCTGTTCAATTTCGACATTGATGATTTTCGGCAGATCAACATGCGTTGGGGTCACCAGGCTGGCGATCAGGTGCTGCTCGATCTCTGTGCGGTGGCGCGGCAGCACCTCAGCCACGAGGATTTATTTGGCCGCATCGGCGATGAGGAATTTGCGATTCTGCTCGTCAATGCCTCCATCAGCCGTGCGATGCAATTGGCTGAGGAGATCCGCCTGGCCGTTGCTGCCATGCGGGGTGTGTTTGATCAGTCCGACTACCATCCCAACATCAGCGGTGGTATTAGTGCCATGGCCGATAGCGATCAGAGTTTTGCTGATTTGTTTTACAGGGCCGATCAGGCTCTCTATCTAGCCAAAGGCAATGGCCGCAATCAGATTGCCTCATTGCTAGTGGAGTGAGCCGCCTGCTGGATCACGGCAGGCGGCCTTGGATGCGCTAATCAGTCAACGGGCACGGTGATTGGTTTGGTTTCTTTGGTCCCGGCTCTCTTGGCAATGCTCACGGTGAGCTCACCCTTTTCGCAGTGGGCATGCACGGTTTTAGGGTCGGCATCATCGGGCAAAGAAAAGCTGCGGCTGAAGCTGCCGTAGGAGCGCTCAACCCGGTGGAAATGGGGCCTGGTTTCCTCGCTTTCGCGTTTGCGCTCCCCTTGAATGGTGAGCATGTCATCAGCGATGGAAACAATCAAATCTTCTTTATTCATGCCAGGAATATCGGCTTTGAATAGATAGGTGCCGTCGCTTTCGCAGATATCCACACGTGGACCTAATTCGGCCAGAGCCATGCTGGTTCCGAGGCGCAATGGTGGCCAGTTGAAGGCGCGATCGACGATCGCTTCGATGTCAGTGAGTGGTTCCCACTTGGTTAGGCTCATCGGAATGCCTCCTGGAAGATTGGTTGGCAGCTTTAGGTTATGGATGGCTTTCATTGCGTTCTCCTGATCACCACGATCTGGCTCAGATCAGCGGCGCAGCCCGCATCCGTGTTCGGCGGGCATTTTCTTCCAGGTCGCAGGGTTTGTAATCCCCGCAGATCTGGTTGCGGCTCGTGAAGGGCCAGAGAGCCATGGGCACCTGCATATCGCTAAGGCCATCACCGGCGGCGTAGCCGCTGAAATGCTGGGCGGCTTCGCTGATCTCCACGCTCTGCAAGCTGAACAGATTGGGCGAATGGCGTGTGCACGGCGCAATCGCGCCGAGTGAGGTGATATCCAGGCCATGGGCCTGATCCCAATAGGAGCAGGTTTGGCAGTGCTGGGTGTTCATCGCAACGATGTGCAGACCTCCTCAGCCAAAGCGTGAGGGGTCTGCCTTGCGGCGGCCTCGGCATCACTGCAGCTGCTTTTCGCTCAGTCGCAGCAGATCCATTCCTGTGCTGCGAGCAGATCGCTGCTGCTGAAGGTTTGGCTGTCGGCGCGGCTGAAGCTCTGGATCAGCCGCTGGGCGATCTGCTGCAGCGGGCCATGGCTCACCACGGCGAGTTTCTGGGGGCGATGGCGATAGTCGCGGATCAAAGCCAGATGTTGGCGTAGGGCTCCAAGGGCGAGCCAGCCATCAAACTGCCGCAGATCTAGCAGCACCCGCGGCCGCTCCACCTGGCTGAACAAATTGGCCAGGTCATCGTCGATTCGGGCGTAGACATCGGCATCGAGTAGCCCGATCAGGCTGATGGTGATCACCTCACCCTGGCGCTCGAGGTGCACGGTGCCCAGCGCCTCGCTCAACCAACGCCGGGCGTTCTCCTGCTCATCCAAGCCAAACAGCTGCACCGGGTAGGGCAACAGCAGGGCCAGGGCGCGGCTGGCCTGCCGTAGCCAGGCCAGATCGGTGACCACAGCCAGGCGCTCAAAGCCATCCCAATGACGTAGCGCGAGGTTCGTGTCGTCCCAGGCGGCCTCCAGGTTGAAGCCTGTAAAGCCTGGATCGAACACCACCAGCGCCTTCACCCGCTCCTGCTCGCGCAATGCCGCTTCCACAGTGGGAATCACCTGCCGTTGCATGTCCTCGCCGCTGATCAGGCCACTGCAGCTGAACCCCAGGGTTCCGTCTGGAAGGTTGTCGATCAGCTGGATCATGGCCGCCAGGGTGCAGTGCCGCCGAAACCTATGGATGGGCCAGGCGGCTGGCGGGGTGTGCGTTCTGGTTTGCTGCAGTCCTGCTGCGTTCGCGCTCGAGGCGCCAGCCGGAGCCGTTGGTGCGCCATCGCCACCCCTCGGCCGCTATCTCCAGGCTGAGTTGGTGCTCGAGTAGCTGTCGGTCGGCGGTGCTGGCTTGGTGGAGCTGAAAGCCGCGCAGCACAAATGGCTGCAGCTCAAGCGCGTGCAGTGCACCGCTGCTGCGCTCCAGCTCCACCCCGTAGAGGCACACCAGATCGGAGCGCCAGGGGGCGTGGGCGGGCAGCCCTTCGTAGTCGTTCATCAGATCACCGCAGCCGTAGAGGATCAGCCTGCCCTGATGGATCTCCATGGGTAAGGGGTGATGAGCGGAGTGGCCAAATACCACATCCACGCCTGCCAGCTCGATCAGTTGGCGGGCTAACCAGCGGTGTTGCTCCGGAATCACCGGCACCCAGTTGGCACCCCAGTGGAGCGAAACCACCACGATGTCGCCGTTGCGGCGGCGGCGCTGGATGCTGCGCACCAGCCAGCGCACTGTGGCGCTGTCGATCCGGGTGAGCAGCGCCAACCCCGGATGGCAGGGGGTGGCACCCCAGGCTTGCGGCACACCGCTGCTTGTCAAAGCCCAGGCGAACAGCAGTAGGCGTCTGCCCTGGGGTAACTCCCAGCTAGCGGGTCGCTGGGCCTGGTGGGGCGTGTGGCCTGCCCCGGCGCTTTGAATGCCAGCCAGCCGCAGCACCTGCAGGGTTTCGGCCAGGCCGTTGAAGCCCCAGTCGAGGCTGTGGTTGTTGGCCAGGCTGCAGCCATCGATGCGGGCCGCCTGCAGGCAGGCCGTGTTGGCGGGGTGTAGGCGGAAGTGGGCGCCTTTCCCCGGCCAGGCTTGATGGCTGGTGGTGATCGCAGTTTCCAAATTCACCAGCCGCAGCTGCGGCTGGAACTGCTCCATCCAGGCCAGGCTTTCGCCCCAGGCTGTTTCGGGGCCGAAGGGCGCTGGGATCGGGCCGTGGCGCTGCTCGGCGAGCTCAACGACGTGATGGGCATCGCGCACACCTGCCTCCTGCAGGCCTGGCTCGCAGTGGCGGGGCATCAGCTGATCGATGCCGCGGCCGAGCATCAGATCGCCGCCAAGCAACAGCTTCAGGGTTGGCGCTTCCACAGCTGCTGCAGCGAGGCCAGAACGAACACGAGCAGGCCGGCGGCAATCAGCGCCGCGCAGAGTTGCACCGCTAGGGAGACCGGAATTACAGGGATCACCGCTGCGCTCCTGCTGTTCACGATCTACATGCAACCCGTGGATGCAACGCGATGGGCAGCAGAAGCGCGCGCGTTCTGCGGCGGTGGCGCTGGAGCCTGGATTGCTGCGGTTTGGAGCGCTCACCCTGTGCGGAGTGTC
Coding sequences:
- a CDS encoding sensor domain-containing diguanylate cyclase, with translation MTPYPDYPIPADEEQRLRALRRFAVLDAPADPHFDRIVALASEVLGVPIALVSLVDQDRQWFLARHGLEVQETPRTMAFCAHAIAQQELMEVPDALDDARFNTNPLVLDAPKVRFYAGVPLQSDDGYNLGTLCVIDRKPRVLDPHQRVMLKLMADLVMRELELRQRSMQCPVTGLYNRSVFFRFGEQEFENARAESLPVALFNFDIDDFRQINMRWGHQAGDQVLLDLCAVARQHLSHEDLFGRIGDEEFAILLVNASISRAMQLAEEIRLAVAAMRGVFDQSDYHPNISGGISAMADSDQSFADLFYRADQALYLAKGNGRNQIASLLVE
- a CDS encoding AbrB family transcriptional regulator; translation: MPLLAAAMLQGDQLLAKLDQLRGLNRSDLVRACGYATHTEAGREHLHFTDFYEAILEAKGVHLPGQGARWRARRNAQGRQLSFNTHVHFNGNLMVGRAYTEKLQLQPGDQFRIQLSDGEIRLIPLEQRREQAVAEAAAAC
- a CDS encoding STAS/SEC14 domain-containing protein, whose protein sequence is MIQLIDNLPDGTLGFSCSGLISGEDMQRQVIPTVEAALREQERVKALVVFDPGFTGFNLEAAWDDTNLALRHWDGFERLAVVTDLAWLRQASRALALLLPYPVQLFGLDEQENARRWLSEALGTVHLERQGEVITISLIGLLDADVYARIDDDLANLFSQVERPRVLLDLRQFDGWLALGALRQHLALIRDYRHRPQKLAVVSHGPLQQIAQRLIQSFSRADSQTFSSSDLLAAQEWICCD
- a CDS encoding Hsp20/alpha crystallin family protein, which gives rise to MKAIHNLKLPTNLPGGIPMSLTKWEPLTDIEAIVDRAFNWPPLRLGTSMALAELGPRVDICESDGTYLFKADIPGMNKEDLIVSIADDMLTIQGERKRESEETRPHFHRVERSYGSFSRSFSLPDDADPKTVHAHCEKGELTVSIAKRAGTKETKPITVPVD
- a CDS encoding CapA family protein encodes the protein MSAPNRSNPGSSATAAERARFCCPSRCIHGLHVDREQQERSGDPCNSGLPSGATLRGADCRRPARVRSGLAAAAVEAPTLKLLLGGDLMLGRGIDQLMPRHCEPGLQEAGVRDAHHVVELAEQRHGPIPAPFGPETAWGESLAWMEQFQPQLRLVNLETAITTSHQAWPGKGAHFRLHPANTACLQAARIDGCSLANNHSLDWGFNGLAETLQVLRLAGIQSAGAGHTPHQAQRPASWELPQGRRLLLFAWALTSSGVPQAWGATPCHPGLALLTRIDSATVRWLVRSIQRRRRNGDIVVVSLHWGANWVPVIPEQHRWLARQLIELAGVDVVFGHSAHHPLPMEIHQGRLILYGCGDLMNDYEGLPAHAPWRSDLVCLYGVELERSSGALHALELQPFVLRGFQLHQASTADRQLLEHQLSLEIAAEGWRWRTNGSGWRLERERSRTAANQNAHPASRLAHP